The Humulus lupulus chromosome 7, drHumLupu1.1, whole genome shotgun sequence region ATGGAGATGGGCTTGATTGATAAATGccactttttttcttttctttttcatacttTTCAAAgcctaaaaatacaataaataccctacaaaataaacataaaataaatcataatacaatattttcactataaaataaatcaagttaattcttgaaaatattaattataacttaatttatatttaacatttaagttcaataatgcaacatttttttacctcaaattaaacaacaataattcaaacaattaactacaacattttacaacaaaataactataaaaacacacaaaaatatataaaattgaaataaacccaataaattcaaaattactttaaaacttaataaatcaattaaaaactcaagaatcaAGCAACAATTAGCGCATAAAAAGTgttaaaataactctattttgtaaagTTATCAGTTAGCAATGCCAATGGGATTTAAAAATGCCCCAGTAATATTTCAGAGAAGAatggataaaatattttatgaattaagTTATTGTTTAGTATATATTGACGATATTCTAGTATTTAGCAAAGATTATAAGTAACATGAGTACCATTTAAaacaagtttttaaaaaatttgaacaCTGTGGTATAATTATTAGCAAAAAGGAAATGGAATTaggaaaataatatataaaatttatagGATCTGATATAGGAAAATGGAAAATAATATTACAAGATCATATTAGTGAAAAGATACTAGATTTTTCTGAAAAGTTTGAAGATTTAAAAAGTATTCAACAATTTCttggattattaaattatgcCAGTCCATATATTAAGAATTTATCAAAATTACTTAGGCCATTATAAAATAAGACCAAACTTAAAGGTCAAAGATACTTCAATAATGAAGATATTAAACTAGTAAAGAAAATTAAAGAAGTAGTAAAATACTTACAAAAATTATCCCTTCCATTCATAACTGACTATTTAATAATAGAAACAGATGGATGTGATAAGGGATGGGGAGCAGTATTAAAGAAAACGCCTAGTAAATATTCTAATAAGATACTGAAGAAATATCAAGATATGCTTTAGGACAGTATAAAGAAAAAAGTATTACTAGTATTGATGCCGAAATAATGGTAATCGAATATTCCTTAGATGCAttcaatctttatttaattaataaaaaataatttactatTAGAATAGATTGCCAAGCAATAGTAAGCTTCTATGAAAAATGgaggcaaaataataaaaaattaatgactaatAGATGGAAAAAATtccttaataattttattattaaaggaTATAATCCTATTATTGAACATATTAAAGGAAAAGATATGCTGATGTATTATCTCGATTAATTTATAATACAGATGGACCGATAGCAATTTCGTCCAAGAAGGTATAGGCCTGGAATACATCCCAGAGTTCAAATGGCAAAACAAACAAGTAGTAGACCAAATAATATATAGTCAGCCATTGGAGAAAGGTGAGACAATATCCTTCAGAGAACTATATTGCATTGTTATGGTAATAGTTAAACCAAGTATATCCCTCACAAGGCCATTTGTAAATAACAACAATGTTTATTAGATAATCTTCATCATGCCTATCTGTTTAATAATCTTAGATATTTCCAGGCAGTATTAAAATGTCTAATAGAATACTTCCAGAGTaaacaaaatttttatttttatttagtatTTCGAGGAAAAAAACTAGGATTATATAAGTCATGTCTATCAGTAGCTGAAATAGTAGATAAATTTAATAATGTCATTTGGAAAGACCAAGTTAATTATGAAGAAACTACTAAATCTGCTATTATGTGTTGGGGTCTCAATTATTATGATGAGACAAAAAATAAGGAGAATGAAAAAGTAACTGAATTAAATTGTTCTACCATCTTTACATATTATAAAATGGATTATCATCCTTCTTTAGTAGTAACATTCTTCTTTTTCCCAAAACACTCTTacacaaatatataatatatatttaattgattttagatTGATATAATCAGTTTATTCTAAAAACGAATGTTTACTTGTTAAAAATTTCTACTTGTTTGCAAATATAATGTGTTTACATATTATATTTATAGCCACCATATAATATCATAAAAAGCAAGCTTTAAGTTACTTTTATGCTGAAATCCAAATATAAACACAATTTTGAAGCAATCAACCAAACGAGTTATGAAAAAGTGTTTTGCTATTGGTATCCGTATTTATAGAAGCTTTAAttttcatttttctatttaaaagtAACCAATTACTATCCTAAACAAACTTCTTTTAGAAAGTTAATTATATAGGTTTCTAAAATAACTTTTAAGGTAATAAAATAATATCTTCAACATCATAGAATTAAAttagttataaaaaatataacatataaactaACTAATGTTTTAAAAGGCGACCATTTGGCATCTTAAATATTTGAGGCAACTAAaataaaacttgatttttttttgtaataattttgCCACTTGAAGTTTTACAAGGTAATCAACAAGTATCTTTTATAGTTACACGGACAACTAAAAGGTAACTTTTGtattattgtaattatttttataaaatgttGATATTTGTGTAATTATCTTAGTTTTGATGGCATTTTTTGTAATTATGTTTAGGtctggtatttttgtaattatttcttgttttagtatATTTATGAAACCTCTAGGCCATGGACCAAGTAACATCCACAATTCCCAAATCCTTGTTCAGCCCAAGAGCACTCCAAACCGCATCCGATCCATCAACGACATTATTTCTACACGGCGGCTGGCCCGCGTGCTCTTCATCGCACCCTCTCATGGAGTCACACTCGTCAACCACCTTAGCCTTCACTCTCCTTCCATTACTCGCCGTGATCCTTATCATCTTCCCGCACCTCGACCCCCCATCGAACCACCCAGTCGAGAGTGCCACTATCAGCTCCGAGTTCTTGTGAAATTTTCCGTCACAAGATGAAGCTCCACCGCCATCTCCGCCTTCGCTGAAATCGTTGTTTGTTAGCTCGGCTCGCGTCAACAAAGTCACTGGCGGAGAGCAGCTGTATATTGGGAAGGTCTCTCCATCACAGTCGAAAGTTCCCGAAGGCTGACACTCGTCCGACGAGGAGCCGCCGCCACTGCCGCCGGTACATATGTGGGTGCCTACGTCAGGGTCGTCGTTGCAATTTCCTTTGATGCAGATTAGTTGACCTTCGCAGTCGTCTAGGGTTTTGCATGGACCGTCGCAAGAGGAGATTGCCCTCGTCAAGTGAGGGAAGGAGATCGTAATGATACTGCATAAGAGGAAAAGAATATGGGATTCCGAGACTAACTTTGCCATTGTTGTGAGATATACATGAGAGTACTATACATTGTTAACTgccttctatatatatatatatatatagatagagagagagagagagagagagaacaagaTCAATTCAACGCTTGTACCTTTAGAAATCGTCAACTGTTTTCTAATAGGTGGAGGTgtatagagagaaagagagtgatcACGACATTCAAGATGTCTTTTTATATTCTTCAGTTTCTTGCAAATGGTGATATTAGTATTTGATCACAAGGTACGCTGGTAACAACTTGAACTATATAgaagttttatttaatttattagtttTCTGCACACTTCTTTAAATAGtatttaattatgtatttgtCTAAATTTCTAAAACTTGACTTGTTATTAATAGATATAACCTGGTCACGATTAGATTAAATTTAACTATATAATATTGTGAAACAACTCCCTGGGTTTTGCCTAAAaacccttattattattattgttattattatttgccTTGTGGTCTTGGATTTCCTAATATTTTTAGTTTGCACTTATGGTACTGTCATCCCTGTAACACGGGGTCTCTTGTTACATAAAACAAGATTcaacttttatttcttttaatgATTAGAAATTGGAAGGCATAACGTACCTGTCTATGTGTTAAAATTACGAGAATTTGTTTCTGATATAAAATCCAAATGAAGAAACTGAAAAGAACCACTTTAATGTCAGCAGCTCTTATTAAACACAGAAAGCACGAGCCACACACCTATATACATCTTAAACTTCATCTTCTAATATCATCTCTATTCATGAGTGTGTGTATTTAATGTGAAATTACTTTGATCGTCCGATGATCTTTTAGCCATTCTCTGGGCTTTAAGCTTTTTTTATGCACGTTATTTCAAGACATATTATTATTGGgatcttttattaataaaaaattcatATTAAGTTGTTCTATTTAATAACAAGTCAACCTAGCTGAAGATGCTATATATggattttttttatgcacgttaTCTCAAATACTTATTAAAAACATTTctttctacaacatacaacatGCTATGAAAAAACTAGATAAATATATATTAGGTATtggaaatatattaaaatttatattgataattttgtaAAATTAGGAAGCATATCAAGAAATGCTATTAATAGTGAATTAGGAGATAAAATGCTAATAAAATTACCTGGAGTTTTAGGAACAAAAATAGTAAACTAATGGAATAATAACATGGCACATACTAGAAATACGGTCATGGATAGTATAAGTATCAGAGAGAATTTTATCCTAAAACATTTAGTAGATAAATGTACTTTTATCCAAATACAAAAACAATTAAAATGAGACAATTTTAGATTTTGTAGTAATATATTTACTTCACAACAATATGGAATAAAAGATAGAGACTATAAACCAAgacataataaaaaatataaaggaAATAAAAAGTACTATCAATTAAGACGAAGTAACGCTAAAAGAcctttgtttacccaaaaatgactcgtgatgatgtggcaagaattttttACACGTGACTGGCACGTGGCAGTTTTGAGTGAAGGggtcctgttcgaccatcgaccagataattattGATTCGTCAAGTCTTGCGATTGGGTGCGACCAGTTTGGtggcatactttcatttacttcctttgagatacgcaatcttgtaataattacatttattatatttccttttattaccttgatacgctgatcttaGTTATAATTAAGgtccatcggcccatgtaaccctcttgagcctataaataagaagaagagggctcaaggaagggacttttgaacttttgatctttgtattcagagagaaaagcatagtgtgattatccaccgaaattgtaatcctcccaatgcttgtgaaactcaagaaccctagttctttgatcacattattaggattcaatatcaataagaacactaagtggacataggtcattaccatccagttggagccgaaccactataaatcacttgtgtcattttctttccatttgattctcttcttaatttccttttgttctttatcatttatttgactccgtgtcgttggccaaatcaagggtcaacattttggtgctttcattgagagcttaatcaagaacttcaagaagatcaaatggcaaagATATCCAAGAGAGCTTAACAGACTTCTAGCACAgcatccactcagcctcctcctccaattgtggctgaaaatgagccacacttggattttgaggaggaagaaatggactctgAAATGTTGAGGACAACACTAAGTGTGTtgtgttgacccaaactcttaagtctccttgttttgatgattaacaaatatttgattattatttgttactaatgatctgttgattttgtagcaaaaactaaagtgaattagcacttcaaagtcaaaattatgaccaagggcaaaatggtcattttaccaagttttccagAAATGACCcaaaatggacttcaagactcaagaaactcaagataaaggtttaacttaatttcttagtcttgtaaagtgattgcaagtatactttaagtcataagtatagaatttggctcactcacgcactaaaaaatggtgattttttaaaatgagaaataaatatcctaaattcatttttaagaaaatacatcccgatacggtcgtaacgcaattggaatttttgaaatcggataaacgagctaaaagttataaagaattgaaaaacgggaaaatcgGCATAATCTGagttttgctctctgtttgccatccggaattccggatgggcaaccggaattccggttgctttcAACCAGAATTCCGGTTCcctcatccggacttccggttcgcggcagacagcttcgaaaattaactcctaacggctataaacggctagttttttcccaaactctatataaactcgtttttttcttcaaattggtggttggctgagcatttattacatataccaaaccaaatccattgatttcaaagagctttcaaagtttactcatccaaacacatattcacacacttgagccaaaatttgtatttatttcttctaagtgtgcttgctaatcactctaggtttctcattgtattatcatacttctagagtgatttttgcttgtaatatcaaacacattcccatattgagattgaggtgaggttggcaccggttttgtaaacaacccggttagagtgagattggcacttcaacaatccgaaaaagaggttgatagtccttggtggtggaaaactattgtaagaggtttggaaataccttggtgaaaaattcccggttgtaagggttagtcaagcccgctaacttggctcgatagttgaactcaaagctaggtccttagctttgaagaccaaggacgtaggtggcttagttctaccgaaccttgtaaaattcgagagtttgcgatttcttaaccttcaactctttacattacaagtttaattatttgctatatctatttgattgccatattatttgcttttgcttgataaatttgatttattgtataatttggcatattaagttttaaatttccgaaattagtttaaatttccaattcaccccccctcttggaaacatatcttgggttaacaattggtatcagagctagggctcatttatttaattagattttacaatctagagcatggcgtttccaagtaattcacaaaataacatgttAGAAGGTCTAAGCACAACTAGAGCATCATTCTTTAATGGAGTAGACTTTCCCTATTGGAAAATTAGGATGGAAACATATCTTCAATCTATTGATTATGATTTGtggcatatagtgtctaatggtccttacattcctaaacatgtcattaatgataaagaagttattaagacatatgaggcatatgacgaagaagataagaaaatgctttctaagaatgctaaagctaaatatgcacttatatgtggattggatagagatgtgttcaaaaatattgaacaagcctctaccgctcatgatatgtggaaaatgcttgaagtcactcatcaaggaacaaatgctatgaaggaaactaaaattcaaatttattctactcaatatgagaactttaagatgaaagcggatgaaactattgctaacatgtatactcgtttcactactatcactaatggtttga contains the following coding sequences:
- the LOC133789899 gene encoding kiwellin-like, which gives rise to MAKLVSESHILFLLCSIITISFPHLTRAISSCDGPCKTLDDCEGQLICIKGNCNDDPDVGTHICTGGSGGGSSSDECQPSGTFDCDGETFPIYSCSPPVTLLTRAELTNNDFSEGGDGGGASSCDGKFHKNSELIVALSTGWFDGGSRCGKMIRITASNGRRVKAKVVDECDSMRGCDEEHAGQPPCRNNVVDGSDAVWSALGLNKDLGIVDVTWSMA